In Ruminococcaceae bacterium BL-4, one DNA window encodes the following:
- a CDS encoding Thioether cross-link-forming SCIFF peptide maturase yields MIHKYALNGYKIVLDTNSGAVHLFDEAPFALLDYCDDQVPDKLPQEAIAVLQPKFGKDVLEEAHQELLELQKMGQLFSSDDYAQFAGMMRGAPIKSMCLNVAHDCNLRCEYCFAAKGDFGRGRMLMPLNVAKKSIDFLIANSGDRYNLELDFFGGEPLMNFDVVKETVRYARSLEKEHHKNFRFTITTNGILLDDDKIDFINREMSNCVLSIDGRKEVNDRLRVRADGKSGSYDAIVPKFQKLVASRGDKDYYARGTFTKYNLDFTKDILHLVDLGFDQISVEPVVSDPKLDYSIKEEDLPRVFEEYDRLSQEIIKRRKEGRGFNFFHFMIDLNQGPCAIKRLRGCSCGNEYVAVTPEGDIFPCHQFVGDDKWKMGSVLDGTYDHAMKDRFAAANVYAKPECMKCWAKFYCSGGCNANNNQYEHDILKAHKISCDLEKKRLECAIMIQAAMADFHSES; encoded by the coding sequence ATGATCCATAAGTATGCTTTAAATGGCTATAAAATTGTTCTGGACACCAATTCAGGTGCAGTTCATCTTTTTGATGAAGCACCTTTTGCCTTGCTTGATTATTGTGATGATCAGGTACCGGACAAGCTTCCGCAGGAAGCCATTGCTGTTTTGCAGCCGAAATTCGGGAAGGACGTTTTAGAGGAAGCCCATCAGGAACTTTTAGAACTGCAGAAAATGGGACAACTTTTTTCTTCCGACGATTATGCGCAGTTTGCGGGGATGATGCGGGGAGCGCCCATTAAGTCAATGTGTCTAAATGTGGCACATGACTGCAATTTGCGCTGTGAATACTGCTTTGCGGCGAAAGGTGATTTTGGTCGTGGGCGTATGCTGATGCCGCTGAATGTTGCGAAAAAATCCATTGATTTTTTAATTGCAAATTCAGGAGATCGCTATAACCTCGAGCTGGATTTCTTTGGCGGAGAGCCTCTTATGAACTTTGATGTTGTAAAAGAGACGGTTCGTTATGCTCGGTCTTTAGAAAAAGAGCATCACAAAAATTTCCGTTTCACAATTACAACAAACGGGATTTTGCTTGATGATGATAAAATTGATTTTATTAATCGTGAAATGTCAAACTGCGTCCTTTCGATCGATGGACGAAAAGAAGTAAATGATCGTCTGCGTGTTCGCGCTGATGGAAAAAGCGGATCGTATGATGCAATTGTGCCGAAATTTCAAAAGTTGGTTGCCTCCCGTGGAGACAAAGACTATTATGCCCGCGGTACTTTTACAAAATATAATTTAGATTTTACAAAAGACATTTTACATTTAGTAGATTTAGGATTTGATCAGATTTCAGTAGAGCCTGTTGTATCAGACCCAAAACTGGATTACTCGATTAAAGAAGAAGATCTTCCAAGAGTGTTTGAAGAATATGATCGGTTGTCTCAGGAGATCATCAAACGCAGAAAAGAGGGAAGAGGGTTTAATTTCTTCCATTTTATGATTGATTTGAATCAGGGTCCCTGTGCAATTAAACGTCTGCGTGGATGTAGCTGCGGGAACGAATATGTAGCTGTTACCCCAGAAGGCGATATTTTCCCTTGTCATCAATTTGTAGGAGACGACAAATGGAAAATGGGAAGTGTTTTGGATGGAACCTATGATCACGCAATGAAGGATCGATTTGCTGCAGCAAATGTATACGCAAAACCAGAATGCATGAAATGTTGGGCAAAATTTTATTGCAGCGGTGGATGCAATGCAAACAACAATCAATACGAGCATGATATTTTGAAAGCACATAAAATTTCTTGTGATCTCGAGAAAAAACGTTTGGAATGTGCAATCATGATTCAGGCTGCAATGGCAGATTTTCATTCGGAATCATAA
- a CDS encoding Six-cysteine peptide SCIFF has protein sequence MKQIKTLNQANLKESAVKGGCGECQASCQSACKVSCTVANQKCENKNR, from the coding sequence ATGAAACAGATTAAAACTTTAAATCAGGCTAATTTAAAAGAAAGTGCTGTTAAAGGCGGATGCGGCGAGTGCCAGGCTTCCTGCCAGTCTGCCTGCAAGGTTTCCTGCACGGTAGCAAACCAGAAATGTGAGAACAAAAACCGGTAA
- a CDS encoding conserved membrane protein of unknown function (Evidence 4 : Unknown function but conserved in other organisms) produces the protein MSHKKRVVAFSSTSPALNIFRAVLFGTIFGTIFCAVLLLICAWAITSIGQIPQDYLQMIILGVSGVSAFLAGLVAAKVGKKRGLILGAICGVVLFLICLLAGMLHSQIESATAVLMRLIIMSLAGALGGFVMAGKPTKIK, from the coding sequence ATGTCACATAAAAAGAGAGTAGTAGCTTTTTCATCGACTTCACCGGCTTTGAACATTTTTCGTGCAGTTCTGTTTGGTACGATATTCGGAACAATTTTCTGTGCTGTGCTATTGCTGATTTGTGCTTGGGCAATTACCAGCATAGGGCAGATTCCGCAAGACTATCTTCAAATGATCATCTTGGGGGTTTCCGGAGTCAGTGCCTTTTTAGCAGGGCTAGTTGCTGCGAAAGTTGGGAAAAAGCGCGGACTGATTTTAGGTGCTATCTGCGGAGTGGTGCTGTTTTTAATCTGTTTGTTAGCGGGAATGCTTCATAGCCAGATTGAAAGTGCAACAGCTGTTCTTATGCGCCTGATTATTATGAGCTTGGCGGGAGCTTTGGGTGGCTTTGTAATGGCTGGAAAACCTACAAAAATCAAATAG
- a CDS encoding Preprotein translocase subunit YajC (TC 3.A.5.1.1), which yields MDNTWWIWVFYGLIIFGFYFFLIRPQNKKKKQEDQMRKSAEIGDDVTTIGGIVGRVVGVKDDDDSLIIETGTDRVKMRVKRWSIGSVDTIRNEPEKKDDKADKKASKKSDK from the coding sequence ATGGATAATACTTGGTGGATATGGGTATTTTATGGCCTAATTATTTTCGGTTTCTATTTCTTCCTGATCCGTCCACAAAACAAGAAGAAAAAGCAAGAAGATCAGATGCGCAAAAGTGCGGAGATCGGTGATGATGTTACAACGATCGGCGGCATTGTGGGCAGAGTAGTCGGAGTAAAAGATGATGATGATTCTCTGATCATTGAAACTGGCACAGACCGTGTAAAAATGCGTGTAAAGCGTTGGTCAATCGGCAGTGTAGACACAATTCGCAATGAGCCTGAAAAGAAAGACGATAAAGCAGATAAAAAAGCCAGTAAAAAATCTGATAAATAA
- the tgt gene encoding tRNA-guanine transglycosylase (Evidence 2a : Function from experimental evidences in other organisms; PubMedId : 12123838, 14660578, 16199558, 16206323; Product type e : enzyme) produces MYQLLNQEGAARRGQLTTAHGTVQTPAFMNVATDGAIKGGVSALDLKELHCQVQLCNTYHLHLRPGDDKVKKLGGLHKFTQWDGPILTDSGGFQVFSLAKLRNIQEEGVTFASHIDGHKIFMGPEESMQIQSHLGSTIAMAFDECMKNPAEYDYAKRSTERTTRWLIRCKAEMERLNSLPDTINPQQMLWGINQGATYKDLRIEHMKTIRELDLPGYAIGGLAVGESADVMYDIIETVEPYMPKDRPRYLMGVGTPANILESVRRGVDIFDCVMPTRNARHGHAFTMQGVRNLMNAKYDLDTLPIEEGCECPTCRHFTRAYVHHLMKAGEMLGMRLMVLHNLYFYNTLMEKIRDALDKNEFEQFYSKVLPSISIRI; encoded by the coding sequence ATGTATCAGCTTTTAAACCAGGAAGGTGCCGCACGGCGTGGACAACTTACTACTGCGCATGGAACTGTACAGACACCTGCTTTTATGAATGTTGCAACAGACGGTGCGATTAAAGGAGGCGTTTCTGCACTCGATTTAAAGGAACTTCATTGTCAAGTACAGCTTTGCAATACTTATCATCTGCATTTGCGCCCAGGAGATGATAAAGTTAAAAAACTCGGCGGACTCCATAAATTTACTCAGTGGGATGGTCCAATTTTAACAGACAGCGGTGGTTTTCAGGTCTTTTCTTTAGCAAAGCTCCGCAATATTCAAGAGGAAGGCGTAACATTTGCGTCCCACATTGATGGACATAAAATTTTTATGGGACCCGAAGAAAGCATGCAGATTCAATCCCATCTCGGAAGTACGATTGCGATGGCATTTGATGAATGTATGAAAAATCCGGCAGAATATGATTATGCCAAAAGATCGACAGAACGTACAACTCGCTGGCTGATTCGCTGCAAAGCGGAAATGGAGCGGCTTAATTCTCTTCCGGATACGATCAATCCACAGCAGATGCTTTGGGGAATCAATCAGGGAGCGACCTACAAAGACTTGAGAATTGAGCATATGAAGACAATTCGGGAACTCGATCTGCCGGGGTATGCAATCGGTGGATTGGCTGTCGGAGAAAGTGCCGATGTTATGTATGATATTATTGAAACGGTAGAACCCTATATGCCGAAAGATCGTCCACGTTATCTGATGGGTGTGGGTACACCGGCTAATATTCTAGAATCTGTTCGGCGCGGTGTTGATATTTTTGACTGTGTTATGCCTACCAGAAACGCAAGGCATGGACATGCGTTTACAATGCAAGGCGTTCGAAACCTGATGAATGCAAAGTATGATCTGGACACGCTGCCGATAGAAGAAGGCTGTGAGTGCCCTACCTGTCGTCACTTTACGAGAGCTTATGTGCACCATCTGATGAAGGCCGGCGAAATGTTGGGAATGCGTCTTATGGTTCTTCATAATCTCTATTTCTATAATACACTGATGGAAAAAATTCGTGATGCGTTGGATAAAAATGAATTTGAACAATTTTATTCAAAAGTTTTGCCCTCTATCAGCATTCGAATTTAA
- the queA gene encoding S-adenosylmethionine tRNA ribosyltransferase-isomerase (Evidence 2a : Function from experimental evidences in other organisms; PubMedId : 10939241, 15822125, 17083917, 10739928; Product type e : enzyme), with product MPLDLKDLKTKDFAYDLPKELIAQTPIEPRDASRLMVLDKETGKIEHAHFHDIVNFLRPGDCLVLNDSRVLPARIYGIKEGTGARVEFLLLRNRGNDVWEVLCGPGKRAKPGSKFTFGDNLLKAEVLEIIEDGNRLVKFSYDGSFFSILDQIGQMPLPPYIKKKLENKERYQTVYSREVGSAAAPTAGLHFTKELLQKVRDMGVKVEFVTLHVGLGTFRPVTAEHITDHQMHSEHYELPKETADAINETKKNGGRVIAVGTTSCRTLESVATKEGCIKPSEGWTDIFIYPGYQFKALDGLITNFHLPESTLIMLVSALAGYDHIMNAYKVAVEEKYRFFSFGDAMFIH from the coding sequence ATGCCACTTGATTTAAAAGACTTAAAAACAAAGGATTTTGCTTATGATTTGCCCAAGGAATTGATTGCACAAACGCCGATTGAACCTCGGGATGCGTCCAGATTAATGGTGCTTGATAAAGAGACGGGAAAGATTGAACATGCGCATTTTCATGATATTGTTAACTTCCTTCGTCCCGGAGACTGTTTGGTACTAAATGATTCCAGAGTCCTTCCAGCAAGAATTTATGGAATTAAAGAAGGTACCGGTGCAAGGGTGGAGTTTCTTCTTTTGCGCAATCGTGGAAATGATGTTTGGGAGGTCCTCTGCGGTCCTGGCAAACGAGCAAAGCCAGGCTCGAAATTTACATTCGGGGACAACCTTTTAAAGGCAGAAGTCCTCGAAATCATTGAAGACGGCAATCGTCTTGTGAAATTCAGCTACGATGGAAGTTTCTTTAGTATCCTAGATCAGATTGGACAAATGCCTCTTCCACCTTATATCAAAAAGAAATTGGAAAATAAGGAGCGCTATCAGACTGTTTATTCCAGAGAAGTTGGTTCTGCGGCGGCGCCTACAGCTGGACTCCATTTTACAAAGGAACTTTTGCAGAAGGTCCGTGATATGGGAGTTAAGGTGGAATTTGTTACGCTGCATGTTGGATTAGGAACTTTTCGTCCGGTTACAGCAGAACATATCACAGACCATCAGATGCACTCTGAACATTATGAGCTTCCTAAAGAAACTGCTGATGCAATCAATGAGACAAAGAAAAATGGCGGGCGTGTAATTGCAGTTGGAACTACCAGCTGTCGCACTTTGGAATCAGTTGCGACAAAAGAGGGATGTATTAAGCCAAGCGAAGGCTGGACTGATATTTTCATTTATCCAGGCTATCAATTTAAAGCCCTGGATGGACTGATTACGAATTTCCATCTGCCGGAAAGCACATTGATTATGCTCGTTTCCGCTTTAGCGGGGTATGACCACATCATGAATGCATACAAAGTAGCGGTAGAGGAAAAATATCGTTTCTTCTCTTTTGGAGACGCGATGTTTATTCACTAA
- the asd gene encoding Aspartate-semialdehyde dehydrogenase has translation MKQYKVGIIGATGMVGQRFATLLENHPWFHVTALAASARSAGKTYEEAVAGRWLLSSPMPESMKKMIVFDAEKDVDKVTALVDFVFCAVNMKKEDTKVLEELYAKHECPVMSNNSANRHTPDVPMIIPEINSDHAQVIDAQRKRLGTKRGFISVKSNCSLQSYVPAIHPLMDLNVTKVLACTYQAISGAGKTFKTFPEIIDNVIPYIGGEEEKSEQEPLKIWGHVENGKIVEATSPSVTSQCLRVPVSDGHMAAVFASFEKKASLEEIIERWESYKGAPQELNLPSAPKQFLHYFREPDRPQPRLERNLENGMAVSIGRLRPDTQYTIKFVCFSHNTLRGAAGGAVLMAELLAAKGYLD, from the coding sequence ATGAAACAGTACAAAGTAGGTATCATAGGCGCTACCGGGATGGTTGGGCAGCGTTTTGCAACGCTTTTGGAAAACCACCCATGGTTCCACGTAACTGCTCTTGCAGCAAGTGCCCGCTCCGCAGGGAAGACCTACGAAGAAGCCGTTGCAGGCCGTTGGCTTCTCTCTTCCCCGATGCCGGAAAGCATGAAAAAAATGATTGTGTTTGACGCAGAAAAAGATGTTGATAAAGTAACGGCTCTTGTGGATTTTGTTTTCTGCGCTGTAAATATGAAAAAAGAAGATACAAAAGTACTCGAGGAACTCTATGCAAAACACGAATGCCCTGTTATGAGCAACAACAGTGCAAATCGCCATACTCCTGATGTTCCAATGATTATTCCGGAAATCAATTCTGATCATGCACAGGTAATTGACGCCCAGCGCAAGCGTCTTGGAACAAAGCGTGGATTCATCAGTGTAAAATCGAACTGCTCTCTGCAAAGCTATGTCCCTGCAATTCATCCGTTGATGGATTTAAATGTTACTAAGGTCCTGGCCTGCACTTATCAGGCAATTTCCGGCGCCGGAAAAACGTTTAAGACTTTCCCGGAAATTATTGATAATGTGATTCCATACATTGGTGGTGAGGAAGAAAAGAGCGAACAGGAGCCTCTGAAGATCTGGGGTCATGTGGAAAACGGAAAAATTGTAGAAGCAACTTCTCCCAGCGTTACCAGTCAGTGTCTGCGTGTTCCGGTATCAGATGGTCATATGGCAGCTGTCTTTGCCAGCTTTGAGAAAAAGGCTTCTCTAGAAGAGATCATTGAGCGTTGGGAAAGCTATAAAGGAGCTCCACAGGAGCTAAATCTGCCAAGTGCTCCAAAGCAGTTCCTTCACTATTTCCGTGAACCAGATCGTCCTCAGCCTCGTCTGGAGCGTAATCTGGAAAATGGTATGGCTGTTTCTATCGGACGTCTTCGTCCGGATACACAATATACCATTAAATTCGTATGCTTCAGCCATAATACGCTTCGCGGAGCAGCCGGAGGCGCAGTTTTAATGGCAGAACTTTTGGCCGCAAAAGGTTATCTCGACTAA